The following nucleotide sequence is from Azoarcus sp. CIB.
CGGCGAGGCGATTGCCGCGGGCGACCGGTTCCAGCACCAGTTCCAGTTTGCCGCCGCAGGGCAGGCCGAAGCGGCGCGTCTGGTCGGCGGTGATGCCGTAGGTGACGTGCTCGGGTTGCGTCGGGCGCTCGCTGCGCAGGCGGTCGAGGAGGTCGTCCTCGATGCAGCCGCCGGACACCGAGCCGACGAGCCGCCCGTCGCCGGCGATCGCGAGCAGCGCGCCTTCGGGCCGCGGCGACGAGCCCCAGGTGCGCACGACGGTTGCGAGCGTGACCGGCACGCCAGCAGCGTTCCACGCGACCGCCTGGCGCAGCACTTCGAGATTGACGCTGTCCATGTCAGGCTCCTTGCCGGGCTTCGTTCCACAGGCGGCGCACGAGCCGCTTCGCCAGTGCCGGTGTTGCGCGGCGGCGGTAGGGCACGCTCACCAGCGTCGTCTCCATCGGCTGGATGCCGCGCTTGAGGTGACGTTCCAGCGTAGCCAGCGCCGCGTCGTCGAGCGGCTTGCCGACCAGCTCGTCGAGTCCGGCGATGAACTCGGGGCGCGAGGACACGCCGGTGCAGGCGACGCGCAACTCGCCGATCAGCTCGCCGTCGCGGCGCAGCGCCACGGCGACACCGGCGAGCGGGAAGTCGATCGCGCCGCGCACGCGGATCTTTTCGTAGGCGCTCGCGCGCGCCGGGACAAGCGGCACGGTGACGGCGACGAGCAGCTCGTCGGGGCCCAGCGCGAGCCAGCGCATGCCGTCATCGACGTAGAAGTCCGCGAGCGGCAGGCGGCGCAGCCCCTGCGGGCCGAGGAGCTCGACTTCGGCGCCGAGCGCGAGCAGCGCGGGTGCGACGTCGCCGCTGAAGGCCGCGTAGCAGCGGCTCGACTTCGGCGCGACGCGGCAGACGTCGCCGGAACGCTTCATGCAAAAGTCGTTGCCGCGACGCCAGTCCTCGCTCTGGTTGTAGTACTGGCAGCGGGTGTCGAGACACAGGTTGCCGCCCAGCGTCGCCGCCCGGCGGTGGGTCGGCCCGGCGACGGCGAGGGCGGCCTGGGCGAGTGCGGGCAGGCGGGCAACGACGGTCGGGTCGGCGGCGAGCGTCGCGAGCGTCACCCCGGCGCCGATGCGCAGGGTGTCGCTGTCATGGCGCAACTCGCGGCGCATTTCTGCAAGTTCGCCGACGCTGCCGAGGTCGATCAGGACCTCGGCGCCGACCAGCCCGCGGCGCATGTTCGGCAGCAGGTCGGTGCCGCCGGCGATGAAGCGGCTCGCCGGGAATTCGCCGCGCAGGCGCACCGCGTCGGCGGCGCTCGCCGGACGCATCAGACGGAATTCGGACAGTGCGCCCATCATGCCTCTCCTTTGACGGTCGCCGGCGTGGCGGCGCCGGGACGGGGTTTGCGGTTGAGCGCGTCGAAGACGCGATCCGGGGTGAAGGGGAGCTGGCGGATGCGGGTGCCGGTCGCGTCCTCGATCGCGGCGGCGATCGCGGGCATGACCCCGGCGAGCGGGCCTTCGCTCGCTTCCTTGGCGCCGAAGGGGCCGTTGGGGTCCATGCTCTCGACGATATGCACGTCGATGTCGGGCGACTCGGCCATCGTCGGCACGCGGTAGTCGAGCAGGCTGACCGCCTTGTGGCGGCCGTTCTCGTACACCGTCTCCTCGGACAGCGCCTGGCCCATGCCCATCCACACCGCACCCTGCACCTGGCCTTCGACCGACATCGGGTTGATGGCGAAGCCGCAGTCGATGGCTGCCCACACTTTCTCGACGGTGACGGTGCCGAGCTCGGTATCGACCGCGACCTGGACCGCCTGCGCGGCGTAGGAGAAGCCCATCGTCGAGCCGACCGCACCGCCGCGCTGCTTGCCACCCTGGAACTC
It contains:
- the hcrB gene encoding 4-hydroxybenzoyl-CoA reductase subunit beta; amino-acid sequence: MGALSEFRLMRPASAADAVRLRGEFPASRFIAGGTDLLPNMRRGLVGAEVLIDLGSVGELAEMRRELRHDSDTLRIGAGVTLATLAADPTVVARLPALAQAALAVAGPTHRRAATLGGNLCLDTRCQYYNQSEDWRRGNDFCMKRSGDVCRVAPKSSRCYAAFSGDVAPALLALGAEVELLGPQGLRRLPLADFYVDDGMRWLALGPDELLVAVTVPLVPARASAYEKIRVRGAIDFPLAGVAVALRRDGELIGELRVACTGVSSRPEFIAGLDELVGKPLDDAALATLERHLKRGIQPMETTLVSVPYRRRATPALAKRLVRRLWNEARQGA